The following are encoded in a window of Pseudalgibacter alginicilyticus genomic DNA:
- a CDS encoding inorganic phosphate transporter — protein MDNIYLLMIVALAVLAIADLVIGVSNDAVNFLNSAIGSKVISFRTIMIVAGLGVAIGAVFSSGMMEVARKGIFNPHEFMFNEIMIVFMAVMLTDILLLDFFNTIGMPTSTTVSIVFELLGASVAMALIKIGHDGGSFVDLVNYINTSQAGQIIFGILLSVVVAFSIGALVQWVARLLLSYDFEKKANWVGALFGGFAITSITYFIFMKGIGGTNFAKQSYEFTKGLTIKEFLETQVLLILVINLVFWSLLSYILIAVAKLNIYRLIIIAGTFALALAFAGNDLVNFIGVPIAGWQSYEAWLASGVSPEAFSMEFLADKVPTPTLLLVLAGIIMVVTLWFSSKAQTVVKTSLDLSSQEATKERFQPNFLSRGFVRIAVGASEMTSYILPKSWQDKIEEQFEKPVINISKSKTHELPAFDMVRAAVNLMVAAILISIATSMKLPLSTTYVTFMVAMGTSLADRAWGAESAVYRVAGVLNVIGGWFFTAIIAFVAAAIIAYLLNWNVHVMVPVLLLLATLLLVRNFISHRKKTKEVRAEDSLNKAESSSVQGVIQESAGNIANVVKRGNKIYTNAINGLAKQDLASLKKNKKQIIKLSDEVEDLRDNIFYFIKNLDESSVGASNFYINILGYLQDIVQSLEYITKVSHKHVNNNHKKLKFSQIKELKEVDERFEILFNNTKNAFESRSFEEIGVILGRKQEIVAMVSDKIQKQVERTRNEESSPKNTTLYFGILLETKDLLMAVMNLLEEYHNAHDSSVKPATVQGISEEE, from the coding sequence ATGGATAATATTTACTTATTAATGATTGTTGCCCTTGCCGTGTTAGCTATAGCCGATTTGGTAATTGGTGTTAGTAACGATGCAGTAAATTTTTTAAACTCAGCTATTGGATCTAAGGTTATTTCTTTTAGAACCATAATGATTGTAGCTGGATTAGGTGTGGCAATTGGAGCTGTATTTTCTAGCGGAATGATGGAAGTTGCAAGAAAAGGTATTTTTAATCCTCATGAATTCATGTTCAATGAAATTATGATTGTATTTATGGCAGTTATGTTAACTGATATCTTGTTATTAGATTTTTTTAATACCATAGGCATGCCTACATCAACAACAGTTTCTATAGTATTTGAATTATTAGGTGCTTCAGTAGCTATGGCTCTTATTAAAATTGGTCATGACGGAGGTTCATTTGTTGATTTGGTTAACTATATAAATACAAGTCAGGCTGGACAAATTATTTTTGGAATTCTCCTCTCAGTTGTCGTAGCATTTTCCATTGGAGCTTTAGTACAATGGGTAGCAAGACTTCTATTATCCTATGATTTTGAAAAGAAAGCAAATTGGGTAGGTGCTTTGTTTGGTGGTTTTGCTATTACCTCTATTACTTATTTTATTTTCATGAAAGGTATTGGGGGAACTAATTTTGCTAAACAAAGTTATGAATTTACTAAAGGATTAACTATTAAAGAGTTTTTAGAAACTCAAGTACTTTTAATTTTAGTCATAAACTTGGTGTTTTGGTCTTTGTTATCTTATATATTAATTGCAGTAGCGAAATTAAACATCTATAGATTAATTATTATAGCGGGTACCTTTGCTTTGGCGTTAGCTTTTGCTGGAAATGATTTAGTTAACTTTATTGGAGTTCCAATAGCTGGTTGGCAATCATACGAAGCTTGGTTAGCATCTGGTGTTTCGCCTGAAGCCTTCAGTATGGAATTTCTTGCGGATAAGGTCCCTACTCCTACGCTTTTATTGGTTTTAGCAGGTATCATAATGGTAGTTACCTTATGGTTTTCAAGTAAGGCTCAAACAGTTGTAAAAACCTCGTTAGATCTATCAAGCCAAGAAGCAACCAAAGAGCGTTTTCAACCTAACTTTTTATCTCGTGGATTTGTTAGAATAGCAGTAGGGGCTTCAGAAATGACCTCTTACATCCTACCTAAATCTTGGCAGGACAAAATTGAAGAACAGTTTGAAAAACCTGTTATAAATATATCTAAGTCCAAAACACATGAACTTCCTGCGTTTGATATGGTAAGAGCAGCAGTAAACCTTATGGTTGCAGCTATACTTATATCAATAGCAACATCTATGAAACTACCATTATCAACAACATACGTAACATTTATGGTTGCCATGGGTACTTCTTTAGCAGATAGAGCTTGGGGAGCTGAAAGTGCTGTATATAGAGTTGCAGGAGTTTTAAATGTTATTGGTGGTTGGTTTTTTACTGCTATCATAGCTTTTGTAGCTGCTGCTATTATTGCGTACTTATTAAATTGGAACGTCCATGTTATGGTGCCAGTTTTATTGTTATTAGCAACCTTACTTTTGGTTAGAAATTTCATTTCTCATAGAAAAAAAACAAAAGAAGTACGAGCTGAAGACTCCTTAAACAAAGCAGAGAGTAGTTCTGTGCAGGGAGTTATTCAAGAAAGTGCTGGCAATATTGCTAATGTTGTTAAACGTGGTAATAAAATTTACACCAATGCTATTAACGGACTTGCTAAACAAGATTTAGCATCCCTTAAAAAGAACAAAAAACAAATTATAAAATTGTCTGATGAAGTTGAAGATTTAAGAGACAATATATTCTACTTCATTAAAAATTTAGATGAATCAAGTGTTGGTGCCAGTAATTTTTACATTAACATATTAGGCTATTTACAAGACATCGTACAATCTTTAGAGTACATAACTAAGGTGAGTCATAAACACGTAAATAACAACCATAAAAAATTAAAATTCAGTCAAATTAAAGAATTAAAAGAAGTTGATGAACGCTTTGAAATATTGTTTAATAATACCAAAAATGCGTTTGAATCTAGATCTTTTGAAGAAATTGGAGTAATATTAGGAAGAAAGCAAGAAATAGTAGCCATGGTTAGTGATAAAATTCAAAAACAAGTGGAGCGTACTAGAAATGAAGAATCAAGTCCTAAGAATACAACACTATATTTTGGAATTTTATTAGAAACTAAAGATTTATTAATGGCTGTAATGAATCTTTTAGAAGAATACCATAATGCACATGATAGCTCGGTAAAACCAGCAACCGTTCAAGGTATTTCTGAAGAAGAATAA
- the fbp gene encoding class 1 fructose-bisphosphatase: MAHKKQTLGEFIIENQSSFQYSSGELSSLLNSLRLAAKIVNHEVNKAGLVDIIGAAGDTNIQGEDQQKLDVYANDKFIQTLTKRNIVCGIASEEEDDFITINSQDENHQNKYVVLIDPLDGSSNIDVNVSVGTIFSIYRRVTPVGTPVMLEDFMQKGSAQVAAGYIVYGTSTMLVYTTGDGVNGFTLNPAIGSFYLSHPNMEFPESGTIYSVNEGNYIHFPQGIKNYIKYCQQEEDDRPYTSRYIGSLVSDFHRNMIKGGIYLYPQSSKNPNGKLRLLYECNPIAFLAEQANGLASDGFTRIMDIQPTELHERVPFICGSRLMVEKAEEFMRDAQ, translated from the coding sequence ATGGCTCATAAAAAACAAACTTTAGGCGAGTTTATTATAGAAAATCAATCGTCGTTTCAATATTCTTCAGGTGAATTATCAAGTCTTTTAAACTCTCTTCGTTTAGCAGCAAAAATAGTAAATCATGAAGTAAATAAAGCTGGATTAGTGGATATAATAGGTGCCGCTGGCGATACTAATATCCAAGGTGAAGACCAGCAGAAATTGGATGTATATGCTAATGATAAGTTTATTCAAACACTTACCAAACGAAATATAGTTTGCGGAATTGCTAGTGAAGAAGAGGATGATTTTATTACTATTAATAGTCAAGATGAAAATCATCAAAATAAGTATGTAGTTTTAATTGACCCGTTAGATGGTTCATCAAACATAGATGTAAATGTGTCTGTAGGCACTATTTTTTCAATTTATAGACGTGTAACTCCAGTCGGCACTCCAGTAATGTTAGAAGATTTTATGCAAAAAGGAAGCGCTCAAGTAGCGGCTGGATACATAGTTTATGGAACGTCCACCATGTTGGTTTATACCACAGGCGATGGTGTTAATGGATTTACTTTAAATCCAGCAATTGGGTCCTTTTACTTATCACACCCTAATATGGAATTTCCAGAAAGTGGTACTATATATTCTGTTAATGAAGGTAATTATATTCATTTTCCACAGGGTATAAAAAATTATATTAAGTATTGCCAACAGGAAGAAGATGATAGACCGTATACAAGTAGATATATTGGTTCTTTGGTATCCGATTTTCACAGAAACATGATTAAAGGAGGAATTTATTTATATCCGCAGAGCTCTAAAAACCCTAATGGAAAATTACGTCTGTTATATGAATGTAATCCTATTGCATTTTTAGCAGAACAAGCTAATGGTCTTGCTAGTGATGGATTTACCAGAATTATGGATATCCAACCTACAGAATTGCATGAACGTGTGCCTTTTATTTGTGGTAGTAGGTTAATGGTTGAAAAGGCAGAGGAGTTTATGCGTGACGCACAATAA
- a CDS encoding GNAT family N-acetyltransferase, translating into MKFIIRKAKIEDMEEVFKLIKQLADFENEPNAVIISVEDLKKDGFGKHPAFFCFVAEVNTKVEGIALGFNRYSTWKGKILHLEDLIVNQSMRGLGIGTALLDEVIKYGHELGVKRINWEVLEWNKPAINLYKQKGANIMEDWRVVHLTNQGIKDYISKLLDENI; encoded by the coding sequence ATGAAATTCATAATTAGAAAAGCTAAAATTGAGGATATGGAAGAAGTCTTCAAACTAATTAAACAGTTGGCAGACTTTGAAAATGAACCAAATGCAGTAATTATTTCTGTTGAAGACTTAAAAAAAGATGGCTTTGGAAAACATCCAGCTTTTTTTTGTTTTGTGGCCGAAGTAAACACAAAAGTGGAAGGTATAGCCTTAGGATTTAACCGATATTCTACATGGAAAGGAAAGATCTTGCATTTAGAAGATTTAATTGTTAATCAATCTATGAGGGGATTAGGCATAGGTACTGCCCTTCTTGATGAAGTTATAAAATATGGACATGAATTAGGTGTAAAACGCATTAATTGGGAAGTACTTGAATGGAACAAACCTGCTATCAATTTATATAAACAAAAGGGAGCCAATATTATGGAAGATTGGCGCGTTGTTCATCTAACGAATCAGGGTATAAAAGATTATATTTCAAAATTATTAGATGAAAATATTTAA
- a CDS encoding aspartate kinase, with protein sequence MKIFKFGGASIKDATGIKNVATVLQKVGYKNTLVVVSAMGKTTNALEIVIKNYFENKPQLQSAIQKVKNYHNDILWDLFSDESHEAFKKTNFFFNELDVFFKRNKSPDYNFVYDQVIGYGELISTTIISEYLNYIGIKNIWMDVREQIKTDPYYRKANVDWDATQSLITSKINRTNLNITQGFLGSDSNNFTTTLGREGSDYTAAIYGYCLNAQSVTIWKDVPGVLNADPRYFENAQLLNKISYREAIELAFYGASVIHPNTLQPLQGKEIPLYVKSFLHPECAGTKISKNIALEPLIPCFIVKKDQVLISLSSLDFSYIVEENISTIFNLLHIYKMKVNVIQNSAISFSVCVDNIYNNVEKLLHHLKAKFKVNCQENVSLYTIRHYNQNVIDQIEIGKTVLLKQLTKETVQLVTAPIK encoded by the coding sequence ATGAAAATATTTAAATTTGGAGGTGCTTCAATAAAAGATGCCACAGGCATAAAAAATGTGGCTACTGTGCTACAAAAAGTTGGATATAAAAACACGTTAGTTGTAGTATCTGCCATGGGTAAAACAACAAATGCATTAGAAATTGTAATTAAGAATTATTTTGAAAATAAACCGCAATTACAAAGTGCCATCCAAAAAGTTAAAAACTACCATAATGACATATTATGGGATTTATTCAGTGATGAAAGTCATGAAGCCTTTAAAAAAACAAATTTTTTTTTCAATGAATTGGATGTGTTTTTCAAAAGGAATAAATCACCAGATTACAACTTTGTTTATGATCAAGTAATTGGTTATGGTGAATTAATTTCTACAACAATTATAAGTGAATATCTAAATTATATTGGAATAAAAAACATTTGGATGGATGTGCGCGAACAAATAAAAACAGACCCTTATTACAGAAAAGCTAATGTGGATTGGGACGCTACACAATCATTAATTACATCAAAAATAAATAGAACTAACTTAAACATTACTCAAGGCTTTTTAGGCAGCGATTCTAATAATTTTACAACCACACTTGGAAGAGAAGGTAGCGACTATACAGCCGCCATTTATGGGTATTGTTTAAATGCACAAAGTGTAACCATTTGGAAAGATGTTCCTGGAGTTTTAAACGCAGATCCACGTTATTTTGAAAATGCTCAATTACTCAATAAAATATCATATCGTGAAGCTATAGAATTAGCTTTTTACGGAGCCTCAGTCATTCACCCTAATACCCTACAACCTTTACAAGGTAAAGAAATACCTCTTTATGTAAAATCATTTTTACATCCTGAATGTGCTGGCACAAAAATTAGCAAAAACATTGCCTTGGAACCTCTTATTCCGTGCTTTATTGTAAAAAAAGATCAGGTATTAATTTCTTTATCTTCATTAGATTTTTCATACATAGTGGAAGAAAACATTAGTACCATTTTTAATTTACTCCATATTTATAAAATGAAAGTAAATGTTATTCAAAACTCTGCGATAAGCTTTTCAGTGTGTGTGGACAATATTTACAATAATGTTGAAAAATTACTCCATCACTTAAAAGCAAAATTTAAGGTAAATTGTCAAGAAAATGTTTCACTTTATACGATTAGACACTACAATCAAAATGTCATAGATCAAATAGAAATAGGTAAAACCGTGTTATTAAAACAATTAACTAAAGAAACCGTTCAGTTAGTAACTGCACCAATTAAATAA
- a CDS encoding GNAT family N-acyltransferase — MSKHKNTGLVTAKEVAKAIQLAKYGFVGTFVGWILMKVLKISTLNKVYNRNKHLSDLSFLNSLLDDFQIKFEIPEEDLKRLPKDGAYITISNHPLGGIDGILLLKLMLEQRKDFKIIANFLLHRIAPLKPYIMPVNPFENRKDVKSSLTGFKNSILHLRKGHPLGIFPAGEVSTYRDGKLVVDRPWELAAMKLVKKAEVPVVPIYFHAKNSQLFYKLSKISDTFRTAKLPSEVLTQKRRTIKVRIGRPISVADQKEHGSIEEFSEFLRRKTYMLSNAFEDKSKILNNISSSLKTPKNPKRIVTPVSPELMAKEVEALRKENARLLESKNYEVFLAQAEKIPNILREIGRLREITFREVGEGTNESIDLDTFDQYYHHMFLWDNEKKLLAGAYRMGLGSQIFKRFGINGFYLQDLFRFEPELHKMMSESIEMGRAFIIKEYQQKPMPLFLLWKGIVHITLRYPEHNYLIGGVSISNQFSNFSKSLMIEFMKSHYYDPYIAQYVHPKKEFKVKLKDADKDFVFDETEADLNKFDKIIDEVEPGALRLPVLLKKYIKQNARLVAFNVDPLFNNSVDGLMYIKIADLPESTVRPVMEEFQAELERKFLENNEG, encoded by the coding sequence ATGAGCAAGCATAAAAATACTGGACTGGTAACAGCCAAAGAAGTAGCTAAAGCTATACAGCTTGCAAAATATGGCTTTGTAGGCACTTTTGTAGGCTGGATTTTAATGAAAGTTCTCAAAATATCTACCCTTAACAAAGTATATAACCGCAATAAACACCTTTCCGATTTATCTTTTTTAAACAGTCTTTTAGACGATTTTCAAATCAAATTTGAAATTCCGGAAGAAGACTTAAAACGTTTACCAAAAGATGGTGCGTATATAACTATTTCCAATCATCCACTTGGCGGGATTGACGGTATTTTACTTTTAAAATTAATGCTAGAACAGCGCAAAGATTTTAAAATTATAGCTAACTTTTTATTACATAGAATTGCTCCTTTAAAGCCATACATCATGCCGGTTAATCCTTTTGAAAACAGAAAAGATGTAAAGTCCAGCTTAACTGGTTTTAAAAATTCCATTCTGCATTTAAGAAAAGGACACCCATTAGGTATATTTCCTGCGGGTGAAGTATCAACCTATCGTGATGGTAAATTGGTAGTAGACAGGCCATGGGAATTGGCCGCAATGAAATTAGTAAAAAAGGCTGAAGTGCCTGTAGTTCCTATTTATTTTCATGCTAAAAACAGTCAGTTATTTTACAAGCTCTCAAAAATAAGTGACACATTTAGAACAGCTAAACTTCCATCAGAAGTACTTACGCAAAAGCGACGTACTATAAAAGTTAGAATTGGCAGACCTATATCTGTAGCCGATCAAAAAGAACATGGTAGCATTGAAGAGTTTTCAGAATTTTTAAGAAGAAAAACCTATATGCTTTCCAATGCTTTTGAAGACAAATCAAAAATATTAAATAATATATCATCTTCTTTAAAAACTCCTAAAAACCCTAAACGAATTGTTACACCTGTAAGTCCAGAATTAATGGCCAAAGAGGTTGAAGCACTTAGAAAGGAAAATGCCAGACTTTTGGAAAGTAAAAATTACGAAGTATTTTTAGCGCAAGCCGAGAAAATACCCAACATACTTCGTGAAATTGGTCGTTTGCGTGAAATTACATTTAGGGAAGTTGGTGAAGGCACCAATGAATCCATTGACTTAGATACTTTTGATCAATATTATCATCATATGTTTTTATGGGATAATGAAAAGAAGCTGCTTGCAGGCGCTTATAGAATGGGGTTAGGCTCCCAAATATTTAAACGCTTTGGTATCAATGGATTTTATTTACAAGACTTATTTAGATTTGAACCAGAGCTTCATAAAATGATGAGCGAATCTATTGAAATGGGGCGTGCTTTTATCATTAAAGAATACCAACAAAAACCCATGCCTCTATTTTTGCTTTGGAAAGGTATTGTACATATAACACTTCGCTATCCTGAGCACAATTATTTGATTGGTGGTGTAAGTATTAGTAATCAATTTTCAAATTTCTCAAAATCATTGATGATTGAATTTATGAAGTCTCACTACTACGACCCCTATATTGCTCAATATGTGCACCCTAAAAAAGAATTTAAAGTAAAATTAAAAGACGCCGATAAAGATTTTGTTTTTGACGAGACAGAAGCCGATTTAAACAAATTCGATAAAATTATTGATGAAGTAGAACCCGGCGCATTGCGTCTCCCTGTACTTCTAAAAAAGTATATCAAACAAAATGCCCGCTTAGTAGCATTTAATGTAGATCCATTATTCAACAACTCTGTGGATGGCCTAATGTATATTAAAATTGCTGACCTACCGGAAAGTACCGTGCGCCCCGTTATGGAAGAATTTCAAGCAGAATTAGAGCGTAAATTTTTAGAGAATAATGAAGGATAA
- a CDS encoding DUF805 domain-containing protein — translation MNWYLKVLKQYADFKGRARRKEYWMFFLFNIIISYGIIFLSIGIDIPSLSILSSIYSLVVLIPGLAVGVRRMHDVGKSGWFLLIPIYNLILACTDSEAGTNKWGPNPKTATEEIDQIGLE, via the coding sequence ATGAATTGGTATTTAAAAGTATTAAAACAATACGCAGATTTTAAAGGAAGAGCTAGACGTAAAGAGTATTGGATGTTTTTCCTATTTAACATTATTATTTCTTATGGTATTATATTTTTGTCCATAGGGATAGATATACCTTCTTTGTCTATATTAAGTTCTATTTATTCTTTAGTAGTTTTAATTCCAGGACTTGCTGTTGGTGTTAGAAGAATGCATGATGTTGGTAAAAGCGGGTGGTTTTTATTAATTCCAATTTACAACTTAATATTAGCATGTACAGATAGCGAAGCAGGCACCAACAAATGGGGCCCAAACCCCAAAACAGCTACTGAAGAAATAGACCAAATAGGTTTAGAATAA
- a CDS encoding TM2 domain-containing protein: MSDDKNLNEKLDAAAKGAKESANEFANSAKETFDSVSGENKKILAGVLGILFGGFGVHKFVLGYTKEGIIQLIATIVTCGFASIIGLIEGIIYLTKSDAEFYATYQVGKKPWF; the protein is encoded by the coding sequence ATGTCTGACGATAAAAATTTAAATGAGAAGCTAGATGCTGCTGCAAAAGGAGCTAAAGAATCTGCTAATGAATTTGCTAATAGTGCTAAAGAAACATTTGACAGTGTTTCCGGGGAAAACAAAAAAATATTAGCTGGAGTTTTAGGAATCCTTTTTGGAGGTTTTGGTGTTCACAAATTTGTTTTAGGATACACTAAAGAAGGGATTATTCAATTAATTGCAACGATAGTAACTTGTGGTTTTGCGAGTATTATTGGCTTAATAGAAGGGATTATATATTTAACTAAATCGGATGCTGAGTTTTATGCTACGTATCAAGTTGGTAAAAAACCTTGGTTTTAA
- a CDS encoding sulfite exporter TauE/SafE family protein — protein sequence MSYFEILQSYNLSILQWIAIGLAVFLLGFSKSGIKGIGIIIVVILAFVFGEKASTGFLLPLLIAADILAVVYYNRHTQWKYVFKLLPLMVVGVVVGAWLGNSISEIVFKRLMAVIIIVSVVLMIYNENRKTDTIPNSRLFSGTMGFLSGFTSMVGNLAGPISNIYFLAIRLPKNEFIGTAAWLFFIINLFKLPFHIFVWKTVSKETLILNSVMLPIVIVGFCIGVAIVKIISNVNYRRFILIVTALGGAIMLFR from the coding sequence TTGTCTTATTTCGAAATACTCCAATCTTATAATTTATCAATATTACAATGGATAGCTATTGGTTTAGCTGTTTTTTTACTCGGATTTTCCAAATCTGGAATTAAAGGAATTGGGATTATTATTGTTGTTATTTTAGCTTTTGTTTTTGGAGAAAAAGCATCTACAGGTTTTTTGTTACCCTTACTTATTGCTGCAGATATTTTAGCGGTTGTTTATTATAATAGGCATACACAGTGGAAATATGTTTTTAAGCTCTTGCCGTTAATGGTTGTTGGTGTGGTAGTTGGTGCTTGGCTTGGAAATAGCATCTCTGAAATTGTTTTTAAACGTCTTATGGCTGTCATTATTATTGTGTCTGTTGTACTCATGATTTATAATGAAAACAGAAAAACGGATACAATACCCAATAGTCGTTTATTTTCGGGTACTATGGGGTTCTTATCTGGCTTTACAAGTATGGTAGGTAATTTAGCAGGGCCCATTTCTAATATTTATTTTTTAGCAATACGGCTTCCAAAAAATGAATTTATAGGCACCGCTGCTTGGTTATTTTTTATTATCAATCTTTTCAAATTACCCTTTCATATTTTTGTATGGAAAACGGTTTCTAAAGAAACCCTTATTTTAAATTCCGTAATGTTACCAATCGTTATTGTTGGTTTCTGTATAGGAGTTGCAATTGTAAAGATAATTTCTAATGTGAATTATAGGCGTTTTATTTTGATTGTTACCGCTTTAGGAGGTGCTATTATGTTGTTTAGATAG
- a CDS encoding 2-hydroxyacid dehydrogenase — translation MKILHLDTNHELLIKQLTELGFTNHEDYTSSKEKIESKIQNYDGIVLRSRFSIDKQFLDAAKKLKFIGRVGAGLENIDCEYAQAKGIMLIAAPEGNRNAVGEHALGMLLSLFNKLNKADAEVRAGKWLREDNRGIELDGRTVGLIGYGNMGKAFAKKLRGFDVNVLCYDIKAGVGNENAKQVSLQEFQQEVDVVSLHTPQTPQTLNMINSEFIKAFKKSFWFINTARGKSVVTTDLVSALKSGKVLGAGIDVLEYEKTSFENLFSSEMPEAFQYLIQSQNVLLSPHVAGWTVESKEKLAQTIVDKIKSKFC, via the coding sequence ATGAAAATCCTCCATTTAGACACTAACCACGAACTTTTAATAAAGCAATTAACAGAATTAGGGTTTACGAATCACGAAGATTACACATCTTCAAAAGAAAAAATCGAATCTAAAATCCAAAATTATGATGGAATTGTATTAAGAAGTCGTTTTTCTATCGACAAACAATTTTTAGATGCTGCCAAAAAACTAAAGTTTATAGGTAGAGTAGGAGCGGGTTTGGAAAATATTGATTGTGAGTATGCCCAAGCAAAAGGTATTATGCTTATAGCTGCTCCTGAAGGTAATCGTAATGCCGTTGGTGAGCACGCCTTAGGTATGCTTTTGTCTTTATTCAATAAACTTAATAAAGCAGATGCTGAGGTACGGGCAGGTAAATGGTTGCGAGAAGATAACCGAGGTATTGAATTAGACGGAAGGACTGTAGGTCTTATTGGTTATGGTAATATGGGAAAAGCATTTGCAAAAAAGTTACGAGGTTTTGATGTGAATGTTTTGTGTTATGACATTAAAGCAGGTGTAGGCAATGAAAATGCTAAACAAGTATCACTTCAGGAATTTCAACAAGAAGTAGATGTAGTTAGCTTACACACTCCACAAACTCCACAAACTTTAAATATGATAAATTCTGAATTTATTAAGGCTTTTAAAAAGTCATTTTGGTTTATTAATACGGCTCGTGGTAAAAGTGTAGTAACAACCGATTTAGTTTCAGCTTTAAAATCTGGAAAAGTGTTAGGTGCAGGAATTGATGTTTTAGAATATGAAAAGACCTCGTTTGAAAATTTATTTTCTTCAGAAATGCCCGAAGCTTTTCAGTATTTGATCCAATCTCAAAATGTCTTATTATCCCCTCATGTAGCTGGTTGGACAGTGGAGAGTAAAGAGAAATTAGCACAAACCATTGTTGACAAAATAAAATCTAAATTTTGTTAA
- a CDS encoding AraC family transcriptional regulator, with the protein MKSVNLLNTPICSVQSLQEFFESTNNGFFAKDIDGKIISLNTFMLSIYGVDNKLKVLGKTDADFFPSHITKSIINDDILVLNEGKTILDKVEMVPFIDFKTYWLKTSKYPILNDAQKVIGLIGITSKLKESGMYAFKNKKLVRVLNYMEENIDKKISLDELCEITSMSKTSLLRNFKEDFHISPMAYLKKVRLHLACKMLLNSDKDLLSIACACGYYDQSHFNKDFKSMLDITPKKYKLSFGK; encoded by the coding sequence ATGAAATCTGTAAATTTATTAAATACACCTATTTGTTCGGTTCAATCTCTTCAAGAATTTTTTGAATCAACCAATAATGGTTTTTTTGCAAAGGATATAGACGGGAAAATCATAAGTTTAAACACTTTTATGTTATCAATATATGGTGTTGATAATAAATTGAAAGTTTTAGGAAAAACCGATGCGGATTTTTTTCCTTCTCATATTACTAAGTCTATAATAAATGATGATATTTTAGTGTTGAATGAAGGAAAAACAATATTGGATAAAGTTGAGATGGTTCCTTTTATAGATTTTAAAACGTATTGGTTGAAAACGTCAAAGTATCCAATTTTAAACGATGCTCAGAAAGTTATTGGTTTAATAGGCATTACATCAAAATTAAAAGAGTCAGGGATGTATGCTTTTAAAAATAAAAAATTAGTGCGTGTTTTAAATTATATGGAAGAAAATATTGATAAAAAAATATCATTAGATGAATTATGCGAGATCACATCTATGTCGAAAACGTCTTTATTGAGAAATTTCAAAGAAGATTTCCATATATCACCTATGGCATATTTAAAAAAAGTACGTTTACATTTAGCTTGTAAAATGTTGCTAAATTCTGATAAAGATTTACTATCCATCGCTTGTGCTTGTGGTTATTATGATCAGAGTCATTTTAACAAAGATTTTAAATCAATGTTAGATATAACACCCAAAAAATATAAATTAAGTTTTGGAAAATAA